A region of the Agrobacterium sp. RAC06 genome:
GCACCAGCCACGACTGCGTCCTCCGTGCCCCCCAGCCCCCGCAAGAGGTCTGTCAGTCGGAAGCATCCGACCGTAATCTCCTCGGCCTCGACAAAGCCGACGACCTCCCAGCCGCCGGTATTGGCCCGGACCGCGAGCCGGTTCGCGCCGGAGAGAACAGCCATGTGGCTCGCCGAGGCAAAGGCTCCTGCTAGAACCTCGACTACAAGGGCATTCGCCCCATCGAAGCGCCCGACAGGTCCGGGGGCAAGCGGCTCCAGAAGCCGTCCCAGGGGCGCTGGCCGATCCAGCGTCAGCCTGAGCCGATAGCCCTCGGCTTCCGGAGAGCTCGATACCGCAAGCCGCCGCCAGGGACGGCCATATGCCGCAACGCTCGCGTCACCGGCATGGCTTGCACCCTCCAGCCTCGGCAGATCGAGAAATTGCACGACCGGCGCAAAGCCGGCCGCACCGCCACCGTCGACCACCCGTCCGGGTTCAACCACCGGCACGGGTGCGGAGACCTTGCCCGCGAAGGCCCTGAGGGTCAGGCGTCGCTCGAAGCCCTCGTCGATGCCCTGCACCAGAAAACGCCCGTCCGGTCCTTCGGGGAAGCGCAGCACGTCACCTGGTTCGACCGCAATCTCCTGCGGCCCGAGCGCCAGCTGAACCGTGCGCCGCGCCAGCCGGTTGTCACGCAGCCAGCCTTCGGCGGCAGCAAGTGCTGTCTCCTCCGGCATCGCCGCCGGCAGGTCGCGCGCAAGCTGCCGATCGGTCGCGGCCTCCACCTTGCGCGAGCGCACGCTCGCCTCGACATAATCCGCCGCCGGATCATAAAAGGTCACCAGCGCCTCGGAGGCGAAATCGCTGTCATGGCCGCGCGTCTCGCTCCAGAGCGGGCGATCGGCGATGTCGGCGAGGACGGTGATCTCGCGGGCAGCCGGGCTCGCCGTCGGCCGAGTGCGGAATTTCAGCCGCCCGGCGTCCTCGATCACGTCGATCTGGAAGAGGTCGAGCAAGGGCTCGATCAGGTCGCGCGCCGAGGTCAGATCCCCCTTTACATAGCCGCCGAGATCGCCTGCCACTTCCGACACGTCGAAATCGGAAAAGCCATGATCCCTGAGGATCGCCGCAATCGTGTCGGCCAGTGTCGCCGTACCCAGGCGGCCGTTCAACCAATGCCCTGTCCGCCAGTTCGATCCGTCTGCCCAGAGCGCCGTGTTCTGCGGAAAGGCCGGATAGGGCCGCGCATCCCAGGTCCAGGAATAGACATGCGATGGATCAACCATATTAGGCGGCAGAAGACTGCCAGCCCAGTGGTCGAGATGGGCCTCCAGAAACCGACGCTGCTGGCTGTCGCTGCGCGCGCCCGCCGAGAAGTGAGGCATTCCGCTCTCGGCCGATTTGGCATCGACGAAGATGTTCGGCTGGTTCGCCCCCTTGTCGACTGCGCCGCAACCGACTTCGGTCATCCAGAAGGGTTTCATCCCGGGTATCCAGGCCGTCGGGCTCGCCTGCTCGACGCCGCCGATCCGGTTGAAATGGGGGTTCTCCCACCAGGATTTCAGGTCCTTGAACCTGAAGACCCAGGGCTTGCCATAGGCGCCATCGGTGATCGGCGTCCGCACCCGCGCCCGGCGGTCTGCCTCGCTGGCATAAAACCAGTCGAAGCCCTCACCCGATGTCAGCGTCCGGGCAAAACCTTCGGCATCGTCGGCACCGGTGAAGCCATCGGGGCTCTCCGCCTCGAGATCCTCGTCACGCCAGTCGGCGAGCGGCATATAGTTGTCGATCCCGACGGCGGTGATGTGAGGGCTCGCCCAGAGCGGATCGAGATGGAAGAAGACATCGCCCGAGCCATCCGCCGGCTGATGGCCGAAATACTCGGTCCAGTCGGCGCCATAGGAAATCGCCGTCCCGCCGCCGAGCAGACCGCGCACTTCACCGGCGAGCGCCACCAGCGCCTCGACGAATGGAAAGGCGTTGGCCTCGTCGCGCAGGGCGGTCAGCCCGCGCAGTTCCGAGCCCAGCAGAAAGGCGTCGACCCCGCCAGCAGCGGCGGCAAGCGCCGCATAATGCAATACGAGACGTCGATAGCCGTCACCGCGGTAGACGAAGCTTGAGACCTGCGCCTGCGCCGAGGCCGTCTTGTCGCTTCCGGGAGGATAGGCCGTGATCCGCCCCCGCCAAGGATAGGCCGCCTGCTCGGCGCCGCCATAGGGGTCGGGCAGGCCGTTGCCGGCGGGAATATCCATCAGCACGAAGGGATAGAGCGTCACCTTCAGCCCGCGCGCCTTGATGTCCCTGATCGCCTCGATGACGCTCTCGTCGCTCGGCGAGCCGCCATAGGCCGGACCACCGCTGTGGCGCGACACCACATAGGCATCGCCCCGCGCCAGCCCCGCGACACTCCAGGGCCGGCTCTCCTCGTTGCGGTAGCCGACCTCCACCCCCGGCAGCACCCGGCAATCACCGGCGCGCAAATCCGTGCCGAACCAGGCCACCACCAGGGCCACGCTTTCGAGATCAGGGCAAAGCGCCTGCAATTCGTCCAGCGAGGCCTGCCAGTCCGTCGCCGCAACAAGCGTGTTGCGGTTCAGCCAGCGTTTCGCGCCCTCGCTCGGCGCATCCGAGATCCTCACCGTCGCATAACCGTGTTCGGTCGCGCCGGGAATCATCGTCACCGCCCGGATCTTCTCCTCCAGCGCGCCGACCGGTCGGATCACCTCAAACTGGATCAGCGGAATGCGGTTGCCGAAATCATCGAGCGGCAGCCGCTCGAAGACGACATAGGCTAGCCCCCGATAGGCCGGCGCATTGGCCGCCCCTTGCTTGGCCGCAATCAGCGGATCGGCCGGCTGGCTTTCCGATCCGCGATAGACGCGCATCTCGATTTCGGTCGTGTCGAGCTCGCGCCCGTCCGCCCAGACCCGCCGCACGCCCGCAATCGGCCCCTCGCAGAGCCCAAAAGCCAGATTGGCATAGTAGCGATAGGTCGTGGTGCGCGTGCCGCCGGAGGATTTTCCGCCGCTACGCTCGGTCACAGTCTCTTCCTCGAAACGCGTCGCCCAGATCAGCGTGCCGCCCAGCCGCGCGGTGCCGTAGAGCCTCGGAATGACACTGCCTTCGCTGGCGCCTGAAATACGCGCCGAAGACAGCCGTGCACCGTTCACTTCGCGGGTGCCCGACAGCAGGCTCCGATCGATCATGCTGCCGGCAAGCGCGCCTGCCGCCTGGCCGATCGCCGCTCCGACCGGACCGAAGACGGAGCCGAGGGCAGCACCCGCCGCCTGCAGAAGAATGGTCGCCATCTTCAGATCCTTTCGGGGAAGCGGTAGATGCCGGCAATCCTGCGCTGCCAGGCCGGCACGAGCGCCGATAGCGTCACCGCCGATTGTTCATAAGCATGGATGAAGGCGTCGGGCGGCGGCTGACTGGAAGCGTATTCCGCCGAAAAGCGCGGCCCGTCGGCGTCCATGGCACCACCGCCCCCTTCCGGCACCATGGAGGCCAGAATGCCCGCATGTTTCGCCGCCAGATGCGGCCGAAAGCGAAACAGCACGAGATCGCCCGGCCGGCTCTCCGCAAAAGAAGCCACGGCCAGAAAATGCCGCCCGGCCGCCGCGATCAACCGCTCCTCGCCCGCCCGCTCCGCCCAATCAGGCGCATAGGCCGGCACGGCCTCGGGCTCTTTGCCATAGAGTTCCCGCCAGATCCCGCGAACAAGCCCCAGGCAGTCGCAGCCCACCCCCTTCACCGATCCCTGATGCCGATAGGGCGTGCCGATCCAGGTCCCGGCAATCGCCAGGACGGATGTGTTGACGGACATGGGGAAGCTCCGGAGGGAAGGTAATGACCGGGAAGCGGCGGGTGGGGGTGAACCGAAGAGAAGCAAGCCAGGCTCACCCCACCCCAAACCTCCGGTCCGCCCCTCCCCCTCAAGGGGAGGGTAGAGCGAGCCTCACCGATACAACACCCCGCCATCATGGGTGCTATCGCCACTGACATAGGAATAGGCAAAGTCGCTGCCCGGCATGTGCGGAAAACCGCGGAAATTCAATTGATTGCCAAAGACTGCTCGACAGGTGGCAAAACTCTTGTCACAGCCGACCGTCAGCGTCACGGCATTCCCTTCGGCCGGCCGCGCCTCCAGCGGCAACCACAGCCTCAGCGTCATCAGCCCACCCACCACAGCACTGCTCTCCTCGATGGCCAGCCGCTTGCCGGCCAGAGGCCCGTCGTCGAACCTCACATGCCCGAGCCGGAAATGCCCCTCGCCCAGACCCGGCAGGCCAGAGACCGTCAGCCGGTCCCCCGCCAACACCGCCGCAACGACGCCCAAAACCCGGCGGTTCGCAACGTCCATGTTCACCCGGCACCTGTCATCGCCGAGATCGGCGTCGCAGCGGCGGTTGTAGATCCGCCCCTCCGCCTGCTGCAGGCGATGGGCAAAGCTGCGGAGCTCCGCCGAAAAGCCCGGCCCCGCGCGGCTCACCTCGCCGATTTCCTGCACCGTAACAAGCGCGTGCTGCTCTTCCGGCGCCTGCCAGTTGATCAAAAAACACTCGACCCGCGCCCCGTCAAAGCGCCCGGCTGCGAGATCGGCTTCGGTAATCGCCTCGCTCGAAAATCCGCCCCGCACCTCAGCCCCCGGCGCAGCAAGACCGCTTGCACCACTGGCCTCGGTCGCTGAGAAGCCGGTACCCGGCTCGAACACCGTGCCGGCGAAGTCGAGCCGCTGGTCATGTTCGGTGAACCCGAGCCGAAAACCGTCCCGGCAGGTGACGCGCCAGGCGCGGCACAGCGTCGTCTCGCCGGTCGCAACATGGGTGGCAAGCGCTTCAGGAAGCCTTCTCATGGGATTACCTCGATCAGCGGAATGGAGGGAATGCGCCCGGCCCGAAAGGCTTCGAGATCAATCTCGATCCGGTCGGCGTCGAAACGAACGGGCACGTCATAGTCGAAACCCGCCCGGATCTCCGTTCCCTCTTCCGGCACATGACCGGGTCCAAAGGTGACGACCCCGGTGGCCGCATCGACGGAAAAACCACCCGTCTGCTCCACCCCGTCAAGCGCAACCCGAACCGATCCCGCCGCCGGCTTCACCACCGGCCGCCGCTCGACCGCCGCGCCATCGCCATAGGCCTTCACCAGCTGGAAAGCCGCAGTCTCGCCGTCACCTGCCCCGATCCACTGGTCGAGCGGCGTCACCGCCATCCCGGGTCGGGCCGACGAACCATCGACTGGATCGCGAAAGCGAAACCCATGCAGCTGCCCGCCGCACGCCTCGAAGAATTCCA
Encoded here:
- a CDS encoding baseplate multidomain protein megatron; translated protein: MATILLQAAGAALGSVFGPVGAAIGQAAGALAGSMIDRSLLSGTREVNGARLSSARISGASEGSVIPRLYGTARLGGTLIWATRFEEETVTERSGGKSSGGTRTTTYRYYANLAFGLCEGPIAGVRRVWADGRELDTTEIEMRVYRGSESQPADPLIAAKQGAANAPAYRGLAYVVFERLPLDDFGNRIPLIQFEVIRPVGALEEKIRAVTMIPGATEHGYATVRISDAPSEGAKRWLNRNTLVAATDWQASLDELQALCPDLESVALVVAWFGTDLRAGDCRVLPGVEVGYRNEESRPWSVAGLARGDAYVVSRHSGGPAYGGSPSDESVIEAIRDIKARGLKVTLYPFVLMDIPAGNGLPDPYGGAEQAAYPWRGRITAYPPGSDKTASAQAQVSSFVYRGDGYRRLVLHYAALAAAAGGVDAFLLGSELRGLTALRDEANAFPFVEALVALAGEVRGLLGGGTAISYGADWTEYFGHQPADGSGDVFFHLDPLWASPHITAVGIDNYMPLADWRDEDLEAESPDGFTGADDAEGFARTLTSGEGFDWFYASEADRRARVRTPITDGAYGKPWVFRFKDLKSWWENPHFNRIGGVEQASPTAWIPGMKPFWMTEVGCGAVDKGANQPNIFVDAKSAESGMPHFSAGARSDSQQRRFLEAHLDHWAGSLLPPNMVDPSHVYSWTWDARPYPAFPQNTALWADGSNWRTGHWLNGRLGTATLADTIAAILRDHGFSDFDVSEVAGDLGGYVKGDLTSARDLIEPLLDLFQIDVIEDAGRLKFRTRPTASPAAREITVLADIADRPLWSETRGHDSDFASEALVTFYDPAADYVEASVRSRKVEAATDRQLARDLPAAMPEETALAAAEGWLRDNRLARRTVQLALGPQEIAVEPGDVLRFPEGPDGRFLVQGIDEGFERRLTLRAFAGKVSAPVPVVEPGRVVDGGGAAGFAPVVQFLDLPRLEGASHAGDASVAAYGRPWRRLAVSSSPEAEGYRLRLTLDRPAPLGRLLEPLAPGPVGRFDGANALVVEVLAGAFASASHMAVLSGANRLAVRANTGGWEVVGFVEAEEITVGCFRLTDLLRGLGGTEDAVVAGAAAGADIVALDEAVRSLGLGNAERGAAQNWILEPMGLVTELSGPHVFAGGLRAETPLSPVHAKVLRQAAGGLSITWIRRGRIEADAWTDGEVPLDEAQERYRLEILDGGTVLRVAEVTEPAWTYAVADELADFGAPQTALGLRIRQLGRLAAGLPLEAVVPID
- a CDS encoding NlpC/P60 family protein; amino-acid sequence: MSVNTSVLAIAGTWIGTPYRHQGSVKGVGCDCLGLVRGIWRELYGKEPEAVPAYAPDWAERAGEERLIAAAGRHFLAVASFAESRPGDLVLFRFRPHLAAKHAGILASMVPEGGGGAMDADGPRFSAEYASSQPPPDAFIHAYEQSAVTLSALVPAWQRRIAGIYRFPERI
- a CDS encoding DUF2163 domain-containing protein, with the translated sequence MRRLPEALATHVATGETTLCRAWRVTCRDGFRLGFTEHDQRLDFAGTVFEPGTGFSATEASGASGLAAPGAEVRGGFSSEAITEADLAAGRFDGARVECFLINWQAPEEQHALVTVQEIGEVSRAGPGFSAELRSFAHRLQQAEGRIYNRRCDADLGDDRCRVNMDVANRRVLGVVAAVLAGDRLTVSGLPGLGEGHFRLGHVRFDDGPLAGKRLAIEESSAVVGGLMTLRLWLPLEARPAEGNAVTLTVGCDKSFATCRAVFGNQLNFRGFPHMPGSDFAYSYVSGDSTHDGGVLYR
- a CDS encoding DUF2460 domain-containing protein, with translation MAFHEQRFPLRLSLSTSGGPGRQTDIISLSNGREARNRRWRFSRRRYDVGTSVRSVADLYAVLEFFEACGGQLHGFRFRDPVDGSSARPGMAVTPLDQWIGAGDGETAAFQLVKAYGDGAAVERRPVVKPAAGSVRVALDGVEQTGGFSVDAATGVVTFGPGHVPEEGTEIRAGFDYDVPVRFDADRIEIDLEAFRAGRIPSIPLIEVIP